The following are encoded together in the Oncorhynchus masou masou isolate Uvic2021 chromosome 5, UVic_Omas_1.1, whole genome shotgun sequence genome:
- the rnaseh2a gene encoding ribonuclease H2 subunit A, which yields MDLGEFEADNSVSCRLASAIPDVCKTEDCCLGIDEAGRGPVLGPMVYGICFCPVDKKEALKDLKVADSKTLTEAQREDLFRKLDEAKSFVGWALQILSPNTISTSMLQRSKYNLNALSHDAAIGLVQFALDSGVQLKEVFVDTVGPAEKYQEKLSQRFPGVEVTVRPKADSLFPIVSAASICAKVARDHSVKDWNFPEDLGEVDADYGSGYPNDPKTKAWLLKELDPVFGYPQFVRFSWSTTQTLLDSKAVTVHWDDDEEDGEKAAARQNNTSMLSYFKTGSSAQQGNTHQTHRFFTERRLQSLATL from the exons ATGGATCTCGGTGAGTTTGAAGCAGACAACTCGGTGAGCTGTCGCCTGGCTTCAGCAATACCCGACGTCTGCAAGACAGAAGACTGCTGTTTGGGTATCGATGAAGCCGGCAGGGGGCCTGTACTGG GACCCATGGTCTACGGAATATGTTTCTGTCCCGTCGACAAAAAGGAAGCTCTGAAGGACTTAAAAGTGGCAG ACTCGAAGACATTGACTGAGGCCCAGAGAGAGGATCTATTCCGCAAGCTGGACGAGGCCAAGAGCTTTGTAGGCTGGGCTCTTCAGATTCTCTCACCCAACACTATCTCTACCAGCATGCTGCAGAG GTCAAAATACAACCTGAATGCTCTCTCTCATGACGCAGCCATTGGCCTGGTACAGTTCGCCCTGGACAGTGGGGTACAGCTCAAAGAG GTGTTTGTGGACACGGTGGGTCCTGCAGAGAAGTACCAGGAGAAGCTGTCCCAGCGGTTCCCCGGGGTGGAAGTGACCGTACGACCCAAAGCTGACTCCCTCTTCCCCATAGTCAGTGCTGCCAGTATCTGTGCCAAG GTGGCCAGGGACCATTCAGTAAAAGACTGGAACTTTCCAGAAGACCTAGGAGAGGTGGATGCAGACTACGGCTCTGGCTACCCCAACG ACCCGAAGACGAAGGCGTGGCTGTTGAAGGAGCTTGACCCGGTGTTTGGCTACCCTCAGTTTGTCAGGTTCAGCTGGAGCACCACACAGACCCTGCTGGACAGCAAGGCTGTCACCGTACACTG ggatgatgatgaggaggatggtGAGAAGGCCGCAGCCCGTCAGAACAACACCTCCATGCTCTCCTACTTCAAGACAGGCTCCTCCGCCCAGCAGGGcaacacacaccagacacaccgcTTCTTCACAGAGAGGAGACTGCAGAGCCTGGCCACACtctga